The Streptomyces sp. NBC_00691 genome has a segment encoding these proteins:
- a CDS encoding DUF6716 putative glycosyltransferase yields the protein MPASTREAVRVAVLADSDTRWKWGALTARRITTATAEPTGFVLRGRATPTERQLAETGVSTATPREVTGAEFLRAVREAEARGEGFDVVVLALVGGTVRAVLQGLADLGLERRPVVVTGYVGVVYEKLTDGLLLRHGADVVLANSLHDAERFRAVYEGVGAGAGSVVEAALPFLGGAPYAPEAGRDTLVFAAQPSVPVTRTERAYVLRRLIEHARLHPGREVLLKLRSKPGEHTTHLEEFPFQKLVRELDPPANFSLVYGHMGEVLDRTDLLVTVSSTAALEALHRRIPTAILTDLGVREVLGNHHFVGSGLLASFDRLDKGLAPAPDETWLARQGVASDGSYDAAFDAARDRVTELLALPALPPITPYYTTETAPGYLPGILARHRLDVTAPEPRESGLRRVVREAARGAYRHGVQRVAPVIRRLGEL from the coding sequence GTGCCAGCAAGTACCAGAGAAGCGGTACGGGTCGCCGTACTCGCCGACTCCGACACCCGGTGGAAATGGGGCGCCCTCACGGCGCGCCGCATCACCACGGCGACCGCCGAACCCACCGGATTCGTCCTGCGCGGACGGGCGACCCCCACCGAACGCCAGCTCGCCGAGACCGGGGTGTCCACCGCCACCCCGCGCGAGGTGACGGGTGCGGAGTTCCTGCGCGCGGTACGGGAGGCGGAGGCGCGCGGCGAGGGGTTCGACGTCGTCGTCCTCGCGCTCGTCGGCGGCACCGTACGGGCCGTCCTGCAGGGTCTCGCCGACCTGGGTCTCGAACGGCGTCCCGTGGTCGTCACCGGCTATGTCGGCGTCGTCTACGAGAAGCTGACCGACGGTCTGCTGCTGCGCCACGGAGCCGATGTCGTCCTCGCCAACTCCCTGCACGACGCGGAGCGTTTCCGTGCCGTGTACGAGGGAGTGGGCGCCGGGGCCGGCTCGGTCGTCGAGGCGGCCCTGCCCTTCCTGGGCGGCGCCCCGTACGCCCCGGAGGCCGGCCGCGACACCCTCGTCTTCGCCGCCCAGCCGTCCGTGCCGGTCACCCGGACCGAACGCGCCTACGTACTGAGGCGCCTGATCGAGCACGCCCGGCTCCACCCGGGCCGCGAGGTGCTCCTCAAGCTCCGCTCCAAGCCGGGCGAGCACACCACGCACCTGGAGGAGTTCCCGTTCCAGAAGCTGGTCCGCGAGCTCGACCCGCCGGCCAACTTCTCGCTGGTCTACGGGCACATGGGCGAGGTCCTCGACCGTACCGACCTGCTCGTGACCGTCTCCTCGACGGCCGCCCTCGAAGCGCTGCACCGCCGCATCCCCACCGCGATCCTCACCGACCTCGGGGTCCGCGAGGTGCTGGGCAACCACCACTTCGTCGGCTCCGGTCTGCTCGCCTCCTTCGACCGGCTCGACAAGGGGCTCGCCCCGGCACCCGACGAGACCTGGCTCGCCCGGCAGGGCGTCGCCTCCGACGGCTCGTACGACGCGGCCTTCGACGCGGCCCGCGACCGGGTCACCGAGCTCCTGGCGCTCCCCGCGCTCCCCCCGATCACCCCCTACTACACGACGGAGACGGCGCCCGGGTACCTGCCCGGGATCCTCGCCCGCCACCGCCTGGACGTCACCGCCCCGGAGCCCCGCGAGAGCGGCCTCCGCCGGGTCGTCCGGGAGGCCGCGCGGGGCGCGTACCGCCACGGCGTGCAACGCGTCGCCCCCGTCATCCGCCGTCTGGGAGAACTCTGA
- a CDS encoding acylneuraminate cytidylyltransferase — translation MTTTVLAVIPARGGSKGVPAKNLAPVAGVPLVARAVRACLGARTVTHVVVSTDDAGIAAAARTAGAEAVRRPAEIAGDTATSEAAVLHAMDAFEATHGRPADVVLLVQCTSPFLSSAEVAETVERITSGAADTAFTAAPSHGFLWRETVEDGATGVNHDKAHRPRRQDREPEYLETGAVYAMDGAGFRTHRHRFFGRTALVVTDPARVLEIDDPHDLARARVLAPLLDTPATPGFADVDAVVLDFDGTQTDDRVHLDAEGREFVSAHRGDGLGIAALRRAGLPVLILSTEQNAVVAARARKLKIPVLHGIDRKDRALKEWCEAEGIDPQRVLYAGNDVNDLPCFHLVGWPVAVSSAHDSVRAAARAVTVTPGGSGAIREIAAWLLGPELDTPNS, via the coding sequence ATGACCACCACCGTGCTCGCCGTGATCCCCGCGAGGGGCGGTTCGAAGGGCGTGCCCGCCAAGAACCTCGCCCCGGTGGCCGGAGTACCCCTGGTCGCCCGCGCCGTCCGGGCCTGCCTCGGCGCCCGGACCGTCACCCACGTCGTGGTCTCCACCGACGACGCCGGCATCGCGGCCGCCGCCCGGACCGCGGGGGCCGAGGCCGTGCGGCGCCCCGCCGAGATCGCCGGCGACACCGCCACCAGCGAGGCCGCGGTCCTGCACGCCATGGACGCCTTCGAGGCCACCCACGGCCGCCCGGCCGACGTGGTCCTCCTCGTCCAGTGCACCAGCCCCTTCCTCAGCTCCGCCGAGGTCGCCGAGACCGTCGAGCGCATCACCTCCGGTGCCGCCGACACGGCCTTCACGGCCGCCCCGTCGCACGGCTTCCTCTGGCGCGAGACGGTCGAGGACGGTGCCACCGGCGTCAACCACGACAAGGCGCACCGCCCCCGCCGCCAGGACCGCGAGCCCGAGTACCTGGAGACCGGCGCCGTCTACGCGATGGACGGGGCCGGCTTCCGCACCCACCGGCACCGCTTCTTCGGCCGTACGGCGCTCGTCGTCACCGACCCCGCCCGGGTCCTGGAGATCGACGACCCGCACGACCTGGCCCGCGCCCGTGTCCTCGCGCCGCTCCTCGACACCCCGGCCACCCCCGGCTTCGCGGACGTCGACGCCGTCGTCCTCGACTTCGACGGCACGCAGACCGACGACCGGGTCCACCTGGACGCGGAGGGACGCGAGTTCGTCTCCGCGCACCGCGGCGACGGCCTCGGCATCGCCGCCCTGCGCCGCGCGGGACTGCCCGTCCTCATCCTCTCCACCGAGCAGAACGCCGTCGTCGCCGCCCGCGCCCGCAAGCTCAAGATCCCCGTCCTGCACGGCATCGACCGCAAGGACCGGGCCCTCAAGGAGTGGTGCGAGGCGGAGGGCATCGACCCGCAGCGCGTGCTCTACGCCGGAAACGACGTCAACGACCTTCCGTGCTTCCACCTCGTCGGCTGGCCCGTCGCGGTGAGCAGCGCACACGACTCCGTACGGGCCGCGGCCCGCGCGGTCACCGTCACCCCGGGTGGCTCGGGGGCGATCCGCGAGATCGCCGCCTGGCTCCTCGGACCCGAGCTCGACACCCCCAACTCCTAA
- a CDS encoding N-acetylneuraminate synthase family protein yields the protein MNTRIRTLGDKTAGPGHSVYITGEIGINHNGDLDNAFALIDVAAEAGCDAVKFQKRTPEICTPRDQWDIERDTPWGRMTYIDYRHRVEFDETQYRAIDEHCKKRGIDWFASPWDTEAVAFLEKFDVPAHKVASASLTDDELLRSLRATGRTVILSTGMSTPAQIRHAVEVLGSANILLCHATSTYPAKAEELNLRVIQTLQEEYPNVPIGYSGHETGLQTTLAAVALGATFVERHITLDRAMWGSDQAASVEPQGLQRLVRDIRTIEAALGDGVKKVYESELGPMKKLRRVQGLVAA from the coding sequence ATGAACACCCGTATCCGCACCCTCGGCGACAAGACCGCAGGCCCGGGCCACTCCGTCTACATCACCGGCGAGATCGGCATCAACCACAACGGTGACCTCGACAACGCGTTCGCGCTGATCGACGTGGCCGCCGAGGCCGGCTGCGACGCCGTCAAGTTCCAGAAGCGCACCCCCGAGATCTGCACCCCGCGCGACCAGTGGGACATCGAGCGGGACACCCCCTGGGGCCGGATGACGTACATCGACTACCGTCACCGCGTCGAGTTCGACGAGACCCAGTACCGCGCCATCGACGAGCACTGCAAGAAGCGCGGCATCGACTGGTTCGCCTCCCCGTGGGACACCGAGGCCGTCGCCTTCCTCGAGAAGTTCGACGTCCCGGCCCACAAGGTCGCCTCGGCCTCCCTCACCGACGACGAGCTGCTCCGCTCGCTGCGCGCCACCGGCCGTACGGTCATCCTCTCCACCGGCATGTCGACGCCGGCGCAGATCCGTCACGCCGTCGAGGTCCTCGGCAGCGCGAACATCCTGCTCTGCCACGCCACCTCGACCTACCCGGCCAAGGCCGAGGAGCTCAACCTGCGCGTCATCCAGACGCTGCAGGAGGAGTACCCGAACGTCCCGATCGGCTACTCCGGCCACGAGACCGGCCTCCAGACCACGCTGGCCGCCGTCGCCCTCGGCGCCACCTTCGTCGAGCGCCACATCACCCTCGACCGCGCCATGTGGGGCTCCGACCAGGCCGCCTCCGTCGAGCCCCAGGGCCTGCAGCGCCTGGTCCGCGACATCCGCACCATCGAGGCCGCCCTCGGCGACGGCGTCAAGAAGGTCTACGAGTCGGAGCTCGGCCCGATGAAGAAGCTCCGCCGGGTCCAGGGGCTCGTCGCCGCATGA
- a CDS encoding amidohydrolase, translating into MNQLKSREPGSVTLPGTLSEPLRVELIAFRRDLHMHPELGNQEFRTTAALKARLEAAGLAPKVLPGGTGLICDVGTPDPARPMLAIRADLDALPIPDVKTVAYHSTVANRAHACGHDVHTTTVLGAGLVLAELDRQGLLPAAVRLLFQPAEEVLPGGAADAIEAGVLDGVGRIIAVHCDPRVDAGKIGLRTGAITSACDRLEITLDGPGGHTARPHLTTDLVTAAARVAVDVPAVLSRRVDARSGLSVTWGRIESGHACNVIPQHAELSGTVRCLDLPTWREAPDLVHAAVDEIATLHRAKSTVTYVRGVPPVVNDPAVTELIQAAMTARRGPYAIEDTEQSLGGEDFSWYLEHVPGAMARLGVRTPGDTRVRDLHAGDFDVDERCIEAAVELFTAAALLDAAPKH; encoded by the coding sequence GTGAACCAGTTGAAGTCCCGTGAGCCAGGCTCCGTCACCCTGCCCGGAACGCTGTCCGAACCCCTGCGCGTCGAACTGATCGCCTTCCGCAGGGACTTGCACATGCACCCCGAGCTCGGGAACCAGGAGTTCCGTACGACCGCCGCGCTCAAGGCCCGCCTGGAGGCGGCCGGCCTCGCGCCGAAGGTCCTGCCGGGCGGCACCGGGCTCATCTGTGACGTCGGCACCCCGGACCCCGCGCGGCCGATGCTCGCGATCCGGGCCGATCTCGACGCGCTGCCCATCCCCGACGTCAAGACGGTCGCCTACCACTCCACCGTGGCCAACCGCGCGCACGCCTGCGGACACGACGTCCACACCACCACCGTCCTCGGCGCCGGGCTCGTCCTCGCCGAGCTGGACCGGCAGGGCCTCCTCCCCGCCGCCGTGCGGCTGCTCTTCCAGCCCGCCGAGGAGGTCCTCCCCGGCGGCGCGGCCGATGCCATCGAGGCCGGCGTCCTGGACGGCGTCGGCCGGATCATCGCCGTCCACTGCGACCCCAGGGTGGACGCCGGGAAGATCGGGCTCCGCACCGGCGCCATCACCTCCGCCTGCGACCGGCTGGAGATCACGCTCGACGGCCCCGGCGGCCACACCGCCCGCCCGCACCTGACCACCGACCTGGTCACCGCGGCCGCCCGGGTCGCCGTCGACGTCCCCGCCGTCCTGTCCCGCCGCGTCGACGCCCGCTCGGGGCTCTCGGTCACCTGGGGCCGTATCGAGTCCGGCCACGCCTGCAACGTCATCCCGCAGCACGCCGAGCTCTCCGGCACCGTCCGCTGCCTCGACCTGCCCACCTGGCGGGAGGCGCCCGACCTGGTGCACGCGGCCGTCGACGAGATCGCGACCCTGCACCGGGCCAAGTCGACCGTGACCTATGTGCGCGGTGTCCCCCCGGTCGTCAACGACCCGGCCGTCACCGAGCTGATCCAGGCCGCGATGACCGCCCGCCGCGGGCCGTACGCGATCGAGGACACCGAGCAGAGCCTCGGCGGCGAGGACTTCTCCTGGTACCTGGAGCATGTGCCCGGCGCCATGGCCCGCCTCGGTGTCCGCACCCCCGGTGACACCCGGGTCCGTGACCTCCACGCCGGCGACTTCGACGTGGACGAGCGCTGCATCGAGGCCGCGGTGGAGCTGTTCACGGCGGCGGCACTGCTCGACGCGGCGCCAAAGCACTGA
- a CDS encoding BMP family lipoprotein: protein MRRITRITTVGIASAALALSATACGKSSTDSGSSPSSDSKATKAAIAYDIGGRGDQSFNDAAYAGLKKAEDELGVKGAEAEPSEGEGDADKVQRLTALARAGNNPVIGVGFAYAPAIEKVAKAYPKTTFGLIDDTSKTGPNIANLVFNEEQGSYLAGVAAAKASKSGTVGFIGGVEVPLIKKFEAGFAQGVKDTNPNAKVLVQYLTQPPNFDGFSKPDLGKAAAEGQLDKGADVIYAAAGLAGSGAIEAAHAAGKWAIGVDSDQYNQPGLASYKDSILTSVTKDVSDSVFNVIKSVKDGKPQSGEVRYGLATDGVALADSNPKYKEMKDLIAAVDKAKKDIIDGKITVKTAP from the coding sequence TTGCGCCGGATCACCAGGATCACGACCGTGGGCATCGCCTCCGCGGCGCTCGCCCTCTCCGCCACCGCGTGTGGCAAGTCTTCGACGGACTCCGGCTCCAGCCCGAGCTCGGACTCGAAGGCGACGAAGGCCGCCATCGCGTACGACATCGGTGGCCGCGGCGACCAGTCGTTCAACGACGCCGCCTACGCCGGCCTCAAGAAGGCCGAGGACGAGCTCGGCGTCAAGGGTGCCGAGGCCGAGCCCTCCGAGGGCGAGGGCGACGCCGACAAGGTGCAGCGCCTGACCGCTCTCGCCCGCGCCGGGAACAACCCGGTCATCGGCGTCGGCTTCGCCTACGCCCCGGCCATCGAGAAGGTCGCCAAGGCCTACCCGAAGACCACCTTCGGCCTCATCGACGACACGTCGAAGACCGGCCCGAACATCGCCAACCTCGTCTTCAACGAGGAGCAGGGCTCCTACCTGGCCGGCGTCGCCGCCGCCAAGGCGTCCAAGAGCGGCACGGTCGGCTTCATCGGCGGTGTCGAGGTTCCGCTGATCAAGAAGTTCGAGGCGGGCTTCGCGCAGGGCGTCAAGGACACCAACCCCAACGCCAAGGTGCTCGTCCAGTACCTGACCCAGCCGCCGAACTTCGACGGCTTCTCGAAGCCCGACCTCGGCAAGGCCGCCGCGGAGGGCCAGCTCGACAAGGGCGCCGACGTGATCTACGCCGCCGCCGGTCTGGCCGGCTCCGGTGCGATCGAGGCCGCCCACGCCGCCGGCAAGTGGGCGATCGGTGTCGACTCCGACCAGTACAACCAGCCGGGTCTGGCCTCGTACAAGGACAGCATCCTGACCTCGGTCACCAAGGACGTCTCGGACTCCGTCTTCAACGTGATCAAGTCGGTCAAGGACGGCAAGCCGCAGTCCGGTGAGGTCCGCTACGGTCTCGCCACGGACGGCGTCGCCCTCGCCGACTCCAACCCGAAGTACAAGGAGATGAAGGACCTCATCGCCGCGGTGGACAAGGCGAAGAAGGACATCATCGACGGCAAGATCACGGTCAAGACCGCTCCGTAA
- a CDS encoding ABC transporter ATP-binding protein codes for MSPWHDNFTPPCPPAPTPSGQGECVINASSPPAVELHGITKRFPGVVANKDIAITVRKGTVHALIGENGAGKSTLMKILYGMQKPDEGTIAVDGQQVTFSSPGDAIARGIGMVHQHFMLADNLTVLENVVLGGEKLYGIGAKARKKIQEISDAYGLGVRPDALVEDLGVADRQRVEILKVLYRGAKILILDEPTAVLVPQEVDALFDNLRELKSEGLTVIFISHKLGEVLKVADDITVIRRGTTVGTADPKTATTKQLAELMVGSELPSPETRESTVTTVPMLQVRNLTLTEAGAVAATPLTSAAPPDPARTVVVLEETAEGRKLLDDISLTIHKGEILGIAGVEGNGQTELIETLMGMATPDSGVITLDGADISKVSVRKRREGGIGYIPEDRHRHGLLLEAPLWENRILGHVSEAPNSKRGILDPKAARKDTERIVREYDVRTPGIDVTAASLSGGNQQKLIVGREMSHAPKFLIAAHPTRGVDVGAQAQIWDAIRDARREGLAVLLISADLDELIGLSDTLRVMYRGKLVADADPATITPEQLGSAMTGAASGQLEGAEQPEDGDAR; via the coding sequence ATGTCTCCCTGGCACGATAACTTCACCCCGCCCTGCCCTCCCGCTCCCACTCCTTCCGGCCAAGGAGAGTGCGTCATCAACGCGTCCAGCCCCCCTGCCGTAGAACTGCACGGCATCACCAAGCGATTTCCCGGCGTCGTCGCCAACAAGGACATCGCGATCACAGTCCGCAAGGGCACTGTGCACGCCCTCATCGGCGAGAACGGTGCCGGCAAGTCGACCCTCATGAAGATCCTCTACGGCATGCAGAAGCCGGACGAGGGCACCATCGCGGTCGACGGCCAGCAGGTCACCTTCTCCAGCCCCGGTGACGCCATCGCGCGCGGCATCGGCATGGTGCACCAGCACTTCATGCTCGCCGACAACCTCACCGTCCTGGAGAACGTCGTCCTGGGCGGCGAGAAGCTCTACGGCATCGGCGCCAAGGCGCGGAAGAAGATCCAGGAGATCTCCGACGCGTACGGCCTCGGGGTCCGCCCCGACGCCCTCGTCGAGGACCTCGGCGTCGCCGACCGCCAGCGCGTGGAGATCCTCAAGGTCCTCTACCGCGGAGCCAAGATCCTCATCCTCGACGAGCCGACCGCGGTGCTCGTCCCGCAGGAGGTCGACGCACTCTTCGACAACCTGCGCGAGCTCAAGTCCGAGGGCCTGACCGTCATCTTCATCTCGCACAAGCTGGGCGAGGTCCTGAAGGTCGCCGACGACATCACCGTCATCCGCCGGGGCACCACCGTCGGCACCGCCGACCCGAAGACCGCCACCACCAAGCAGCTCGCCGAGCTGATGGTCGGCAGCGAGCTGCCCTCGCCGGAGACCCGCGAGTCGACGGTCACCACCGTCCCGATGCTCCAGGTCCGGAACCTGACGCTGACCGAGGCCGGCGCCGTCGCCGCAACCCCGCTGACCAGCGCCGCACCGCCGGACCCGGCCAGGACCGTCGTCGTGCTCGAAGAGACGGCCGAGGGCCGCAAGCTCCTCGACGACATCTCGCTCACGATCCACAAGGGCGAGATCCTCGGCATCGCGGGTGTCGAGGGCAACGGCCAGACCGAACTCATCGAGACCCTCATGGGCATGGCGACCCCCGACTCGGGCGTCATCACCCTCGACGGCGCGGACATCTCCAAGGTCTCGGTGCGCAAGCGCCGCGAGGGCGGCATCGGCTACATCCCCGAGGACCGCCACCGCCACGGACTGCTCCTGGAGGCGCCCCTCTGGGAGAACCGCATCCTCGGCCACGTCTCCGAGGCGCCCAACTCCAAGCGCGGCATCCTCGACCCGAAGGCCGCCCGCAAGGACACCGAGCGGATCGTGCGCGAGTACGACGTGCGCACCCCCGGCATCGACGTCACCGCGGCCTCCCTGTCCGGCGGCAATCAGCAGAAGCTGATCGTCGGCCGCGAGATGAGCCACGCGCCCAAGTTCCTGATCGCCGCCCACCCCACCCGCGGTGTGGACGTCGGCGCGCAGGCGCAGATCTGGGACGCGATCCGGGACGCCCGCCGCGAGGGTCTCGCGGTGCTGCTGATCTCCGCCGACCTGGACGAGCTGATCGGCCTCTCCGACACCCTCCGGGTCATGTACCGCGGCAAGCTCGTCGCGGACGCCGACCCCGCCACCATCACGCCCGAGCAGCTGGGCTCCGCCATGACCGGCGCGGCCAGCGGCCAGCTCGAAGGCGCAGAGCAGCCCGAAGACGGTGACGCCCGATGA
- a CDS encoding ABC transporter permease: MMKFDKDKLILGAAGPVLALVSSFLLTVLVLLATGLDPIEPITLMIDNAGFADIQVLIVNQTGIYYLAALAVAVGFRMNLFNIGVDGQYRLAAMVSALVGASIELPGPLHILVIVLVAMFTGAFWAGIAGILKTTRGVSEVVSTIMLNAIATSLVAWLILPKNFGVQPEGSNNLTTGEISESGWFPGIDMGEGNGVIYGFTFVALALGVVYWFVLNRTRFGFDLRATGASESAAQASGVDAKKMILTSMLLSGALAGLAGMPTLLGESHTYSLDFPVGVGFTAITIALLGRNHPVGIFFAALLFAFLDKASSSLDTEGYPKEITKIMQGIIVIAVVVSYELVRRYGLRRQQQKVGEELAAGGAIKTDKEVSA, encoded by the coding sequence ATGATGAAGTTCGACAAGGACAAGTTGATCCTGGGCGCGGCGGGACCGGTGCTCGCCCTGGTCAGCTCGTTCCTGCTCACTGTCCTGGTGCTGCTCGCGACGGGTCTCGACCCGATCGAGCCGATCACGCTGATGATCGACAACGCCGGGTTCGCCGACATCCAGGTCCTGATCGTCAACCAGACGGGGATCTACTACCTGGCGGCCCTCGCCGTGGCCGTCGGTTTCCGGATGAACCTGTTCAACATCGGTGTCGACGGCCAGTACCGGCTCGCCGCGATGGTCTCGGCCCTCGTCGGCGCCTCGATCGAGCTGCCCGGCCCGCTGCACATCCTGGTGATCGTGCTCGTCGCGATGTTCACCGGTGCCTTCTGGGCCGGCATCGCCGGCATCCTCAAGACGACCCGCGGTGTCTCCGAGGTCGTCTCGACGATCATGCTGAACGCCATCGCGACCTCGCTGGTGGCCTGGCTGATCCTGCCGAAGAACTTCGGCGTCCAGCCGGAGGGCTCGAACAACCTCACCACCGGTGAGATCTCCGAGTCCGGCTGGTTCCCCGGCATCGACATGGGCGAGGGCAACGGAGTCATCTACGGCTTCACGTTCGTCGCGCTCGCGCTCGGCGTCGTCTACTGGTTCGTCCTCAACCGCACCCGGTTCGGCTTCGACCTGCGCGCCACCGGTGCCAGCGAGTCCGCCGCCCAGGCCAGCGGCGTCGACGCCAAGAAGATGATCCTCACCTCGATGCTGCTCTCGGGCGCGCTGGCCGGCCTCGCGGGCATGCCGACGCTGCTCGGCGAGTCCCACACGTACAGCCTCGACTTCCCCGTCGGCGTCGGCTTCACCGCCATCACCATCGCGCTGCTCGGCCGGAACCACCCGGTCGGCATCTTCTTCGCGGCCCTGCTCTTCGCGTTCCTCGACAAGGCCTCCTCGTCGCTGGACACCGAGGGCTACCCGAAGGAGATCACCAAGATCATGCAGGGCATCATCGTGATCGCGGTCGTCGTCTCGTACGAGCTCGTCCGCCGTTACGGCCTCCGCCGCCAGCAGCAGAAGGTCGGCGAGGAACTCGCCGCCGGCGGCGCCATCAAGACCGACAAGGAGGTCTCGGCATGA
- a CDS encoding ABC transporter permease, protein MSTGTVTKPSAAPKGGGRRKLTLPWIMLIVAAGLLLFSFVRAVSGANDLTSVGQVSGALKLAVPIGLAGLGGLWAERAGVVNIGLEGMMVLGTWFGAWAGYQWGPWTGVLVGLLGGALGGLLHAVITITFNVNHIVSGVAVNILAVGFTQYLSNFTFAEAEGGSSKQSPRIDQIYEITVPGLSDWLTDLQGKHWFFISDLAGILGGLVTNLSLLTIVALLLVPATWWLLWRTAFGLRLRSCGENPVAAESLGVNVYKYKYIAVVVSGALAGLGGAFLAIVSTGIYQEGQTGGRGYIGLAAMIFGNWMPGGMALGAGLFGFTDSLKLRGGAENVHALLLLVAVLLLIAALWQLYKKKYVVGVISAAFSGGFFLWYALTDEVPSQFVDAAPYITTLLVLALSAQRLRMPKADGLPYRKGQGK, encoded by the coding sequence ATGAGCACCGGCACTGTCACCAAGCCGAGCGCCGCGCCCAAGGGCGGCGGACGCCGCAAGCTCACCCTGCCGTGGATCATGCTGATCGTCGCGGCCGGTCTCCTGCTCTTCTCCTTCGTCCGGGCGGTCTCCGGGGCCAACGACCTCACCTCGGTGGGTCAGGTCTCGGGTGCGCTCAAGCTCGCCGTGCCGATCGGCCTCGCCGGTCTCGGCGGTCTGTGGGCCGAGCGCGCGGGCGTCGTCAACATCGGTCTCGAAGGCATGATGGTGCTCGGCACCTGGTTCGGCGCCTGGGCCGGATACCAGTGGGGCCCGTGGACGGGTGTCCTCGTCGGTCTCCTCGGCGGTGCGCTGGGCGGTCTGCTGCACGCGGTCATCACCATCACGTTCAACGTGAACCACATCGTCTCCGGTGTGGCGGTCAACATCCTCGCGGTCGGCTTCACCCAGTACCTGTCGAACTTCACGTTCGCCGAGGCCGAGGGCGGCTCCTCCAAGCAGTCCCCGCGCATCGACCAGATCTACGAGATCACGGTGCCGGGTCTCTCGGACTGGCTGACGGATCTCCAGGGCAAGCACTGGTTCTTCATCTCCGACCTGGCCGGCATCCTCGGCGGTCTCGTGACGAACCTGTCGCTCCTGACGATCGTCGCCCTGCTGCTGGTCCCGGCCACCTGGTGGCTGCTCTGGCGCACCGCCTTCGGCCTGCGCCTGCGCTCCTGCGGTGAGAACCCGGTCGCCGCCGAGTCCCTCGGTGTGAACGTCTACAAGTACAAGTACATCGCCGTCGTCGTCTCCGGCGCCCTCGCGGGCCTCGGCGGCGCGTTCCTCGCGATCGTCTCCACCGGCATCTACCAGGAGGGCCAGACCGGCGGCCGCGGCTACATCGGTCTCGCCGCGATGATCTTCGGCAACTGGATGCCCGGCGGCATGGCGCTCGGTGCGGGCCTCTTCGGCTTCACCGACAGCCTCAAGCTCCGCGGCGGCGCCGAGAACGTCCACGCGCTGCTGCTGCTGGTCGCCGTGCTCCTGCTGATCGCCGCCCTGTGGCAGCTGTACAAGAAGAAGTACGTGGTCGGCGTGATCTCCGCGGCCTTCTCCGGCGGCTTCTTCCTCTGGTACGCGCTGACCGACGAGGTCCCGAGCCAGTTCGTCGACGCGGCCCCGTACATCACCACCCTGCTCGTGCTCGCCCTGTCGGCGCAGCGCCTGCGCATGCCGAAGGCGGACGGCCTGCCGTACCGCAAGGGCCAGGGCAAGTGA
- a CDS encoding cytidine deaminase: protein MTTALPEADWEALRVTAREAMARAYAPYSGFPVGAAARVEDGRTVSGCNVENASYGLSLCAECGLVSELQATGGGRLTHFVCVDGRGECLVPCGRCRQLLYEFGGPELVLETPAGFLTLAEMLPQAFGPDHLAK from the coding sequence GTGACGACCGCCCTCCCCGAGGCCGACTGGGAGGCGCTGCGGGTCACGGCGCGCGAGGCCATGGCCCGCGCGTACGCCCCGTACTCGGGCTTCCCGGTCGGTGCGGCGGCCCGCGTCGAGGACGGGCGGACGGTCTCCGGCTGCAACGTGGAGAACGCCTCGTACGGCCTCAGCCTGTGCGCCGAGTGCGGGCTCGTCTCGGAGCTCCAGGCGACCGGCGGCGGGCGCCTCACGCACTTCGTGTGCGTGGACGGCCGGGGCGAGTGCCTGGTGCCGTGCGGCCGCTGCCGGCAGCTGCTGTACGAGTTCGGTGGGCCCGAGCTCGTCCTGGAGACACCCGCCGGGTTCCTGACGCTCGCCGAGATGCTGCCGCAGGCGTTCGGCCCGGACCACCTCGCGAAGTGA